A region from the Weissella confusa genome encodes:
- a CDS encoding Asp23/Gls24 family envelope stress response protein: MTTENKTLTQETVAPKGQLTFDDKVIQKIVGYAIENVSGLLGVDGGFVANIKNKIVNSDNPTDGIDVEVGKEQVAVDLNIVMEFGHNAHDVYKEISKVVAKQIEEATSLTLVELNVKVIDIQTKSEFEESQVTIQDRVTDAGKSVQDKATAGIDKVKSVTDSDDARVQ; this comes from the coding sequence ATGACTACGGAAAATAAGACACTAACACAGGAGACTGTAGCTCCTAAAGGACAATTGACGTTTGATGATAAAGTAATCCAAAAGATTGTTGGTTATGCAATTGAAAATGTATCAGGATTGCTAGGCGTAGATGGCGGCTTTGTAGCTAATATTAAGAATAAAATCGTTAATAGTGATAATCCAACTGATGGAATTGATGTAGAGGTTGGTAAAGAGCAAGTAGCTGTTGATTTGAATATTGTGATGGAGTTTGGCCATAACGCACATGATGTCTATAAAGAAATCAGTAAGGTTGTAGCAAAACAGATAGAAGAAGCAACAAGTCTTACTCTAGTGGAGCTGAATGTTAAAGTGATCGATATTCAGACAAAATCAGAATTCGAAGAATCACAAGTAACCATACAGGATCGTGTAACCGATGCTGGAAAATCAGTTCAAGATAAAGCCACGGCAGGAATTGATAAGGTGAAATCTGTTACCGATTCAGATGATGCTCGAGTACAATAA
- a CDS encoding ParA family protein, whose product MKILTFSAIKGGVGKTTLAFNYGEWLAEHGNQVLFMDLDHQSNLSQTYNIYATENTVANIFSGQGQVDIHDVSDNISLIAGDLHLDDVEREIENKTNKNMLLYMWLSDNFDCLNLGRFDYIILDTHPDFSIATRNAAIISHAIISPIIPSEHGYNAKFNLEERLKELREEAIDFQSRKSYVTAQLYFVANIIKHNTKSSHELLESIKDEESVIGIVPSKELFNRTTLDKESLSTMKQDHSTFLKNREFFEEMDNVFANITKNL is encoded by the coding sequence ATGAAGATACTTACGTTTTCAGCGATCAAAGGTGGAGTAGGTAAGACTACATTGGCTTTCAACTATGGGGAGTGGCTGGCCGAACATGGAAATCAAGTCCTATTTATGGACTTAGACCACCAAAGCAATTTGAGCCAAACGTATAATATCTATGCCACTGAAAATACAGTTGCAAATATATTTTCTGGTCAAGGACAGGTAGATATTCATGATGTTAGTGATAATATCAGCCTTATTGCTGGTGACTTGCATCTAGATGATGTGGAACGAGAAATCGAAAATAAAACCAATAAGAATATGCTGCTTTACATGTGGTTAAGTGATAATTTTGATTGTTTAAATTTAGGACGATTTGATTATATTATCCTTGATACACACCCTGATTTTTCAATCGCTACTAGAAATGCAGCGATTATCAGTCATGCGATTATTAGTCCAATTATTCCAAGTGAACACGGATATAATGCCAAATTTAATTTGGAAGAACGATTAAAAGAATTACGTGAAGAAGCAATTGATTTTCAATCACGCAAATCATATGTGACAGCGCAACTTTATTTTGTTGCCAACATTATTAAACACAATACTAAATCTTCACATGAGTTACTGGAGTCAATTAAAGATGAAGAATCTGTAATTGGAATTGTTCCGTCAAAAGAACTGTTCAACCGAACAACTCTTGATAAAGAATCGTTATCAACTATGAAGCAAGACCATAGCACTTTCCTTAAGAATCGTGAGTTTTTCGAGGAAATGGATAACGTTTTCGCTAATATTACTAAAAACTTATAA